The following coding sequences are from one Abditibacteriota bacterium window:
- the thiD gene encoding bifunctional hydroxymethylpyrimidine kinase/phosphomethylpyrimidine kinase: MHTALTIAGSDSIGGAGIQADIKTMTMNGVYAMSCITALTAQNTLGVTAIHDVDPEFLGAQLKAVFEDIVPDSVKVGMVSSAHLIRRISLALGEYEPRTVVIDPVMVSASGSVLISDDAIDTLKESLLPFGSVLTPNVYEAALLSGREIHSPGDMELAAEAIYRLFGAPCLVKGGHGVNDANDFLFGPDGGCWFEGTRIDNPNTHGTGCTLSSAICADLAKGFGLAESIQMAKSYVSGALGAMLDLGHGKGPVRHNFDLSGKYAARA, translated from the coding sequence ATGCACACTGCTTTGACTATTGCGGGAAGTGATTCCATAGGCGGCGCCGGCATTCAGGCCGACATAAAGACCATGACCATGAACGGGGTGTATGCCATGAGCTGCATCACGGCCCTGACCGCCCAGAACACCCTGGGAGTTACTGCCATACACGACGTGGATCCGGAGTTTCTCGGCGCTCAGCTCAAGGCTGTGTTTGAGGACATCGTGCCCGACAGTGTCAAGGTAGGCATGGTGTCGTCCGCCCATCTTATACGGCGCATTTCCCTCGCTCTCGGGGAATATGAGCCCCGCACCGTGGTCATAGATCCCGTGATGGTGTCTGCCAGCGGCTCCGTGCTCATTTCCGATGACGCCATCGACACCCTGAAGGAGTCCCTGCTGCCTTTCGGCAGCGTCCTCACTCCCAACGTCTATGAGGCCGCGCTCTTGTCCGGCAGGGAGATCCATTCTCCCGGGGATATGGAGCTGGCTGCCGAGGCTATCTACCGCCTTTTCGGCGCCCCCTGTCTGGTAAAGGGAGGGCACGGCGTCAATGACGCCAACGACTTCCTCTTCGGACCGGACGGCGGCTGCTGGTTCGAGGGAACGCGGATAGACAACCCCAATACTCACGGGACCGGGTGCACTCTGTCCTCTGCCATTTGCGCCGATCTGGCCAAGGGCTTCGGACTCGCGGAGAGCATACAGATGGCCAAGAGCTACGTGTCCGGCGCTCTGGGAGCCATGCTGGACCTGGGCCATGGCAAGGGTCCCGTGCGCCACAACTTCGACCTCTCCGGCAAATACGCCGCCCGGGCATAG
- a CDS encoding HIRAN domain-containing protein encodes MSDKLAKQNPESSLVTVIEEKGLGELLKPLIEEIHLFDTFVAGTSHLKDKSVLDTIRTGDKLTLQREDNKYDAKAILVLTDSGKKLGYVPEKDNVIFSRLMDAGKLLAARITGVEKQGTYTKIAIGIYLVDF; translated from the coding sequence ATGTCCGACAAGCTGGCCAAGCAAAACCCTGAGAGCTCCCTGGTTACGGTCATAGAAGAAAAAGGCCTGGGCGAGCTGCTCAAGCCCCTGATAGAGGAGATACACCTCTTTGACACCTTCGTGGCGGGCACCTCCCATCTGAAGGACAAGAGCGTGCTGGATACCATCAGGACCGGAGACAAGCTGACTCTGCAGAGAGAAGACAACAAATACGACGCCAAGGCTATCCTGGTCCTGACGGACAGCGGCAAAAAGCTGGGCTACGTGCCCGAAAAAGACAACGTCATCTTTTCGCGGCTCATGGACGCAGGCAAGCTCCTGGCAGCCAGGATCACGGGCGTCGAAAAACAGGGCACCTATACAAAGATCGCCATAGGCATATACCTGGTGGACTTTTGA
- a CDS encoding sel1 repeat family protein, with protein MTIREAEKIRRRFYHLSNPSEEDSFMFTEAMGFLIEKTENPNCMVELGAHYYRQRLFDLALKYYEQAAEYDNIYAISDLGYIWYYGRTGEKNYEKAFYYFDRAAKMGDTAAAYKVADMYKNGYWVERDYDKYASIIKDLYKKPGEHLPEIYSRLAGIYDKEGRTAEALELRDTARGVLAERIARNPFFGNLTIMKWLIEGIYALRPFDPRNADIYDLYHVFASPAKALLRYGGKDYEAEAVPDGDGLGIRLGDRWFRTIDDFFAKAEIEGEPITALYEYITVYGIDQ; from the coding sequence ATGACCATTCGCGAAGCCGAAAAAATACGCAGACGATTCTATCATCTCTCCAATCCCTCGGAAGAAGACTCCTTTATGTTCACCGAAGCTATGGGCTTCCTTATAGAGAAGACCGAGAATCCCAACTGCATGGTGGAGCTGGGAGCCCACTACTACAGACAGCGGTTGTTTGACCTGGCCCTGAAGTATTACGAGCAGGCGGCCGAATACGACAACATATACGCCATCTCGGATCTGGGCTATATCTGGTACTACGGCAGGACCGGGGAAAAGAACTACGAAAAGGCCTTTTATTACTTTGACAGGGCGGCCAAAATGGGTGACACTGCGGCGGCCTACAAGGTGGCCGATATGTACAAAAACGGCTACTGGGTAGAGCGGGACTATGACAAATACGCGTCCATCATCAAAGACCTTTACAAAAAGCCCGGCGAACACCTGCCGGAGATCTATTCCCGTCTGGCCGGGATATACGACAAAGAGGGCAGGACCGCCGAAGCCCTGGAGCTCCGGGATACGGCCAGGGGAGTCCTGGCGGAGAGGATAGCCCGCAACCCTTTTTTCGGCAACCTGACCATCATGAAATGGCTGATAGAGGGCATCTACGCCCTCCGCCCCTTTGATCCCCGGAACGCGGACATATACGACCTGTATCACGTGTTCGCCTCCCCCGCAAAGGCGCTGCTCCGCTATGGCGGTAAGGACTATGAAGCGGAAGCAGTCCCCGACGGCGACGGACTGGGGATACGCCTCGGAGACAGGTGGTTCCGCACCATAGACGACTTTTTCGCCAAGGCAGAGATAGAGGGCGAGCCCATCACCGCCCTTTACGAATATATCACAGTTTACGGGATAGACCAATGA
- a CDS encoding DUF4346 domain-containing protein → MDFEPLFYADKLRLVNPSGCIGVVCLWTKQEHALKKLAEAGIDLGPSSKVALIGNLYGNGISELAANLMYNPQIQGLLICGSNMSGSAEDLIALYTDGIRETEQLGCRVRVIAGRDRVVNNALDMSLASQKPVLCYAGDFSSPDTLTKAADFVNGFTPSPVTSERIAITMEKPAVTVCPTEPRSLVITRDDPLSAWRELVFCLNRFGVPVMLRKGERRELQNVKVVIRDFDVDEEELKKYGFRLSELEDYRQKLLSGYLPPDQEYTYGNRIREYFGFDFLENTIDKLSAYVNDRDCYLSLWDPKRDTYGKDAPCMVSLFFRVFQGELTLTAFFRTHNGMDAWLKNAWGIRGLQEYVGGRLGMKCGPLTVISHSISIDTTRGDFAQRVAAGKQFALHTDYNGQVEIGIEDGEIVVTHARPDGTPINVYRGTVTERLQHELYRDRVLSDIEHAIFVGRELEKAKAVLDDRISGEERPAAAPRRTRQLSTGCPTEPRSLVITRDDPLSAWKELVFCLNRFGVPVMLRKGERSELQNVKVVIRDFEISEDKLAGYGFSMSELEDYRRELFREELPEGAEYTCGNRIREYYGFDFLQCVTDKLSVYSNDRDCYLSLWDPKKDTFGRDVPSLVSLFFRVFQGELTLTASYRNHNVTDAWLKNVYGLRGLQEYVGKKLELECGPMTVISMSVSIDAKRSDFARRVAGEKGFALNMDYNGQVLIMPVDGEIVVTHTRPDGTPIRVYKGTDTAMLQHELARDNVLSDINHAIYIGRELERARAALEKGAEYVQA, encoded by the coding sequence ATGGACTTTGAGCCTTTGTTCTACGCAGACAAGCTGCGCCTCGTCAACCCTTCCGGATGCATAGGGGTAGTGTGTCTGTGGACCAAACAGGAACATGCTCTGAAAAAGCTGGCCGAGGCGGGGATCGATCTGGGGCCCTCGTCAAAGGTGGCCCTGATAGGCAACCTGTACGGCAACGGCATTTCCGAGCTGGCTGCCAATCTGATGTATAACCCCCAGATACAGGGGTTGCTCATATGCGGCTCCAACATGTCCGGCTCTGCCGAGGACCTGATAGCCCTGTACACAGACGGCATACGCGAGACCGAGCAGCTGGGCTGCAGGGTCAGGGTCATAGCCGGCAGGGACCGGGTGGTGAACAACGCCCTGGATATGTCCCTCGCAAGTCAAAAGCCGGTCCTCTGCTACGCCGGAGACTTCTCTTCTCCCGACACTCTGACAAAAGCCGCGGATTTCGTCAACGGCTTCACACCCTCTCCCGTGACCTCCGAACGTATAGCCATCACCATGGAAAAGCCTGCGGTGACAGTGTGTCCCACGGAGCCCCGCAGCCTGGTCATCACCCGGGACGACCCTCTGAGCGCCTGGCGGGAGCTGGTGTTCTGCCTCAACAGGTTCGGGGTCCCCGTGATGCTCAGAAAAGGGGAGCGGCGGGAGCTGCAAAACGTGAAGGTGGTCATCCGGGACTTTGACGTCGATGAGGAAGAGCTGAAGAAATACGGCTTCAGGCTCTCCGAGCTGGAGGACTACCGCCAAAAGCTGCTCTCCGGCTATCTGCCTCCGGACCAGGAATACACCTACGGCAACCGCATCAGGGAATACTTCGGCTTTGACTTTCTGGAGAACACCATAGACAAGCTGTCGGCCTATGTGAATGACCGGGACTGCTATCTGTCCCTGTGGGACCCCAAGCGCGACACCTACGGCAAAGACGCTCCCTGCATGGTGAGCCTCTTTTTCAGAGTCTTTCAGGGCGAGCTGACCCTCACTGCGTTTTTCCGCACCCACAACGGGATGGACGCTTGGCTGAAAAACGCCTGGGGCATCAGGGGCCTGCAGGAATACGTGGGGGGCAGGCTGGGAATGAAATGCGGCCCCCTGACCGTCATCAGCCACAGCATCAGCATCGACACCACCAGAGGCGATTTTGCCCAGAGGGTGGCTGCCGGCAAGCAGTTTGCCCTGCACACCGACTACAACGGTCAGGTGGAGATAGGCATAGAGGATGGCGAGATAGTGGTCACCCACGCCCGCCCGGACGGGACTCCCATCAACGTTTACCGGGGGACCGTGACCGAGCGGCTCCAGCATGAGCTGTATCGGGACCGGGTCCTGTCGGACATAGAGCACGCCATCTTCGTGGGCAGAGAGCTGGAAAAGGCCAAGGCGGTCCTGGATGACCGCATCTCCGGGGAGGAGCGGCCCGCGGCGGCTCCCCGGCGGACCCGGCAGCTCTCCACCGGCTGTCCCACGGAGCCCCGGAGCCTGGTTATCACCCGGGACGACCCTCTGAGCGCCTGGAAGGAGCTGGTGTTCTGCCTCAACAGGTTCGGAGTCCCCGTCATGCTCAGAAAAGGGGAGCGGAGTGAGCTGCAGAACGTAAAGGTGGTCATACGGGATTTTGAGATCAGCGAGGACAAGCTTGCCGGCTATGGCTTCAGCATGTCCGAGCTGGAGGACTACCGCAGAGAGCTCTTCCGGGAGGAGCTTCCGGAGGGAGCCGAATACACCTGCGGCAACCGCATCAGGGAATACTACGGCTTTGACTTTTTGCAGTGTGTCACAGACAAGCTGTCCGTGTATTCCAACGACCGGGACTGCTATCTGTCCCTGTGGGACCCCAAAAAGGACACCTTCGGCAGGGACGTCCCCAGTCTGGTGAGCCTGTTTTTCCGGGTCTTTCAGGGCGAGCTGACCCTGACTGCCTCATACCGCAACCACAACGTGACGGACGCCTGGCTGAAAAACGTGTACGGCCTCAGAGGCCTGCAGGAATACGTGGGAAAAAAGCTGGAGCTTGAGTGCGGCCCTATGACCGTGATCAGCATGTCTGTCAGCATCGACGCCAAAAGGAGCGACTTTGCCCGGAGAGTGGCCGGAGAAAAGGGCTTTGCCCTGAATATGGACTACAACGGCCAGGTGCTCATCATGCCGGTGGACGGTGAGATAGTGGTCACCCACACCCGCCCGGACGGGACTCCCATCAGGGTGTACAAGGGGACGGACACGGCTATGCTCCAGCATGAGCTGGCCCGGGACAACGTCCTGTCGGACATCAATCACGCCATCTACATAGGCAGAGAGCTGGAAAGAGCCCGGGCGGCCCTGGAAAAGGGCGCGGAATACGTCCAGGCATAG
- a CDS encoding cyclase family protein: MKITDLSQPLGPDTLTYPGDDPLSMTVTQACPQTTYLQTGSHIGTHIDAPRHAFPGGREIDSFPLSTFYGEALCVAPEIRDGLIQAPDCEAEGCGILVVATFWQRKTRDGKSFLLDFPGFSDALCRYILDRGFRLVATDVPSVDSLPGFRCHNALQEKDIPLVEGLVIPRELAGARFVFAAFPLSIPCDSSPVRAVAIEL, translated from the coding sequence ATGAAAATCACCGATCTTTCGCAGCCTCTGGGGCCGGACACCCTGACCTATCCCGGCGACGATCCCCTCTCCATGACCGTGACCCAGGCCTGCCCCCAGACCACCTATCTGCAGACGGGCAGCCATATAGGCACCCACATAGACGCTCCCCGGCACGCCTTTCCCGGCGGCAGGGAGATCGATTCCTTCCCCCTTTCCACCTTCTATGGAGAAGCCCTGTGCGTGGCTCCGGAGATAAGGGACGGACTGATACAGGCGCCGGACTGCGAGGCGGAGGGCTGCGGGATACTGGTGGTGGCCACCTTCTGGCAGAGGAAGACCCGGGACGGCAAGAGCTTTTTGCTGGATTTTCCGGGCTTTTCCGACGCGCTGTGCAGGTATATACTGGACCGGGGCTTCAGACTGGTGGCCACGGACGTCCCCTCGGTGGACTCCCTGCCGGGCTTTCGCTGTCACAACGCCCTGCAGGAAAAAGATATACCTCTGGTGGAGGGGCTGGTCATCCCCCGGGAGCTGGCAGGCGCGCGCTTTGTCTTTGCGGCCTTTCCCCTGAGCATCCCCTGCGACAGCTCGCCGGTGCGGGCCGTGGCCATAGAACTCTGA
- a CDS encoding S1 RNA-binding domain-containing protein has translation MPVVENDINMEDVMATLPTEDKQLRKGELVEGEVVQVNKDEILINLTSYSLKSEARMPLDQLTSDSTVTSCEELVKVGDIIKARVIVPSGKNGIILSKKSADYDLRWDEIKDIYEEGRIVKAVAKEAVKGGLVVDILGYSAFCPASQVAGKYENFAKHAGEDMEFKVIEIDKAKRRIILSNRKVVNERRQAAKRAFWDNIQVGEEREGTVKSVLPYGVFVDIGGFEGMLHISEMSWNRISDPSKMFKVGDKVRVIVLSFDETKQRVSLGHKQLLPDPWRFVKENIVEGAEFTGKITRIVAKAAFMDMGNGFEGLIPISEMANERIETPDKVLSEGEEKTVLVKQVIDKDRKVILSIKALLPAPERPQRRHAAVSDNDDYDKDFGYAGHEEGGASTSIGDLYGDLLKSTGEDEEG, from the coding sequence ATGCCTGTAGTAGAAAACGATATCAACATGGAAGACGTAATGGCTACTCTTCCTACCGAAGACAAGCAGTTAAGAAAGGGCGAGCTCGTAGAGGGCGAGGTGGTCCAGGTCAACAAGGACGAGATCCTGATCAACCTGACCAGCTATTCTCTCAAGTCCGAAGCGAGAATGCCTCTGGATCAGCTGACATCCGACAGCACTGTCACGAGCTGCGAGGAGCTGGTCAAGGTCGGCGACATCATCAAGGCCAGAGTCATAGTGCCTTCCGGCAAGAACGGCATCATTCTGTCCAAGAAGAGCGCGGACTACGATCTTCGCTGGGATGAGATCAAGGATATATACGAAGAGGGCAGGATAGTCAAGGCTGTCGCCAAGGAAGCCGTCAAGGGCGGTCTGGTGGTGGACATACTGGGCTACAGCGCCTTTTGTCCCGCATCTCAGGTGGCCGGGAAGTATGAAAACTTTGCCAAGCATGCCGGAGAGGACATGGAGTTCAAGGTCATAGAGATCGACAAGGCAAAGAGAAGGATCATCCTGTCCAACCGCAAGGTGGTCAACGAGCGCAGACAGGCTGCCAAGCGGGCCTTCTGGGACAACATCCAGGTGGGCGAAGAGCGCGAAGGCACTGTCAAGAGCGTGCTTCCCTACGGCGTGTTTGTGGATATCGGCGGCTTTGAAGGCATGCTCCATATCAGCGAAATGAGCTGGAACCGCATCTCCGATCCTTCCAAGATGTTCAAGGTGGGAGACAAGGTCAGAGTCATAGTGCTCAGCTTTGACGAGACAAAGCAGAGAGTGTCTCTGGGCCACAAGCAGCTGCTGCCCGATCCCTGGCGCTTCGTCAAGGAAAACATCGTGGAGGGCGCCGAGTTCACCGGCAAGATCACCAGAATAGTGGCCAAGGCCGCTTTTATGGATATGGGCAACGGTTTCGAGGGCCTTATCCCTATCTCCGAGATGGCCAACGAGCGCATCGAGACCCCCGACAAGGTATTGTCCGAGGGTGAGGAAAAGACCGTGCTGGTCAAGCAGGTCATCGACAAGGACCGCAAGGTGATACTCTCCATCAAGGCCCTTCTGCCGGCTCCCGAGCGTCCTCAGAGAAGGCACGCCGCCGTCAGCGACAACGATGATTATGACAAGGACTTCGGATACGCCGGCCACGAAGAGGGCGGAGCATCCACCAGCATCGGAGATCTCTATGGAGATCTGCTCAAATCTACAGGCGAAGACGAAGAAGGATAA
- a CDS encoding Gfo/Idh/MocA family oxidoreductase, whose protein sequence is MSKKFRIGLVGTGSICNYAHIPALKNMPEIEIAAICDIDPKALDNTKKNLGNDTIPAFLSHKDMLGARLDLDAVHICTPNYAHSPIAVDFLGADIHVFCEKPISMTRAEAQKMLDAEKKSKAVLSVGHCWRYNNEMVALKKFVDAGRLGEIYYAKAISNRRRGIPGWGVFCDLEKQGGGCMIDCGCHALDTALWLTGNPKPVSVSGCSYSKLGNNKDIADMGGDWAWDRDTFNIEDFCTGLVKFENGMTMYIESSFAAHIEKDYFGVQLIGDKGGATTAPLKIYTDENKVMLNITPAHLQPSSPHADEIKDFYTALAEGGEIPIKAWQAYDVISIIDAIYESGRTGETIRL, encoded by the coding sequence ATGAGTAAAAAATTCAGGATAGGCTTGGTGGGAACAGGCTCCATCTGCAATTACGCCCACATACCCGCTCTGAAAAACATGCCCGAGATCGAGATAGCCGCTATCTGCGACATCGATCCCAAGGCGCTGGACAACACCAAGAAGAACCTGGGCAACGACACTATACCCGCGTTCCTCAGCCACAAGGACATGCTGGGCGCCCGTCTGGATCTGGATGCGGTGCACATCTGCACCCCCAACTACGCCCACTCGCCCATAGCGGTGGACTTTCTGGGAGCGGATATACACGTATTCTGCGAGAAGCCCATTTCCATGACCCGGGCCGAGGCTCAGAAGATGCTGGACGCCGAGAAGAAGTCCAAGGCCGTGCTGTCCGTGGGACACTGCTGGCGCTACAACAACGAAATGGTGGCTCTGAAGAAGTTCGTGGACGCAGGCCGGCTGGGTGAGATATACTACGCCAAGGCCATATCCAACCGCCGCAGAGGCATCCCCGGCTGGGGTGTGTTCTGCGACCTGGAGAAGCAGGGCGGCGGCTGTATGATAGACTGCGGCTGCCACGCTCTGGACACTGCTCTCTGGCTCACCGGCAACCCCAAGCCCGTGTCCGTCAGCGGATGCAGCTACTCCAAGCTGGGCAACAATAAGGATATCGCCGATATGGGAGGCGACTGGGCCTGGGACAGGGACACCTTCAACATAGAGGACTTCTGCACCGGTCTGGTGAAGTTTGAGAACGGTATGACCATGTATATCGAATCCAGCTTTGCCGCCCACATAGAGAAGGATTACTTCGGCGTGCAGCTCATAGGCGACAAGGGCGGAGCCACCACGGCCCCCCTGAAGATATACACCGACGAGAACAAGGTGATGCTCAACATCACTCCCGCCCATCTTCAGCCCTCTTCGCCCCACGCAGACGAGATCAAGGACTTTTACACCGCTCTGGCTGAAGGCGGGGAAATACCCATCAAAGCCTGGCAGGCCTACGACGTGATCAGCATCATAGACGCTATATACGAGTCCGGCCGCACCGGCGAGACCATCAGGCTCTGA
- the pheS gene encoding phenylalanine--tRNA ligase subunit alpha has translation MAEFAELELLLKEATDRIKQALHTEELEAAVTGYLGRKGELTGQLRKIATLPKEQKKDFGQRVNQIKDALTALAEARREQLADSEKAARLQAEAVDVTLPGRLFRTGHTHIMFDTIFKVKEVFAGMGYEIVEGPEIEYYKYNFEVLNYPPEHPAMDEQMSFYITDERLLRTQTTAYQGRQIPLHSIPMKVCTVGKCYRRENVDATHGHTFHQVDCFCIDKGISMADLKGTLQEFASQMFGKDVKVRFRPDFFPFVEPGAEIAISCVLCGGKGCNVCKGSGWLELGGAGMIHENILTAMGIDPNVYSGFAFGLGIERTPMLQRGIKDLRLFTENDLRFLRQL, from the coding sequence ATGGCAGAATTTGCAGAATTAGAGCTTCTTCTGAAGGAAGCCACCGACCGAATAAAGCAGGCGCTGCACACAGAGGAGCTGGAAGCGGCAGTCACCGGTTATCTGGGCCGCAAGGGCGAGCTCACCGGGCAGCTGAGAAAGATAGCCACTCTCCCCAAGGAGCAGAAAAAGGATTTTGGCCAGAGAGTCAATCAGATCAAGGACGCCCTCACAGCTCTCGCAGAGGCCAGGAGAGAGCAGCTCGCCGACTCCGAAAAGGCTGCCAGACTGCAGGCAGAGGCCGTGGACGTCACTTTGCCGGGCAGGCTCTTCCGCACCGGGCACACCCACATCATGTTTGACACCATATTCAAGGTGAAGGAAGTCTTTGCGGGTATGGGCTACGAGATAGTGGAAGGCCCCGAGATAGAGTATTATAAATACAATTTTGAAGTTCTGAATTATCCTCCCGAGCACCCGGCCATGGACGAGCAGATGTCCTTTTATATCACTGACGAAAGGCTGCTCCGCACCCAGACCACGGCTTATCAGGGCCGTCAGATCCCCCTGCATTCCATTCCCATGAAGGTCTGCACCGTAGGCAAGTGCTACAGAAGGGAGAACGTGGACGCCACTCACGGTCACACCTTTCATCAGGTGGACTGCTTCTGCATAGACAAGGGCATCAGCATGGCCGACCTGAAGGGCACGCTGCAGGAATTTGCCTCTCAGATGTTTGGCAAGGACGTGAAGGTGCGGTTCCGCCCGGACTTCTTCCCCTTCGTGGAGCCCGGCGCCGAGATCGCCATCAGCTGCGTGCTGTGCGGCGGCAAGGGCTGCAACGTGTGCAAGGGCTCCGGCTGGCTGGAGCTGGGCGGCGCCGGCATGATACACGAAAACATCCTGACCGCCATGGGCATCGACCCCAACGTGTATTCGGGCTTTGCCTTCGGACTGGGCATAGAGAGGACCCCTATGCTCCAGAGAGGCATAAAGGACCTGAGGCTGTTTACCGAAAACGACTTGAGATTTTTGAGGCAACTGTAA
- the pheT gene encoding phenylalanine--tRNA ligase subunit beta, with translation MKLAVSWLKDFVHTGTDIDSLAAAITMNGLEVEESYVLGPEDFAAAGGAKAEELCWDVKVTPNRGDWLSILGVAREVAIVNNAPIRMPEVRDVPMGKCPVSINIATDKCRRYIGVAINGVRLAPSPDWMANRLIAAGMRPINNVVDITNYCMLELGQPFHAFDRRFIKGDEINVRQASEGEKLTTLDETERVLDAGMMVIADSAEPVALAGIMGGLGSEIREDTADIFLETAIFDCTNVRRTSKKLNLSTESSYRFERTVDEDMALYAAKRAVSLILELAGGVIEGGMDDVYPEPLEPRIIISNPERINTMLGMDLDPGFMAECLNIGLLPTVIKDGFLVTEVPAYRTDLVKPVDMVEEVGRVFGYDKIGTTMPRTDNAGRQSPESLFHLKLRQTLLSVGGQEILTHSMINSDQNAFFENAASQVKVRNALSGELDAMRLSLIPNALEVITTNQAHQENDINLFEIAKVYFVNDEGVIDEAMRVSGAAAGGLWNNSWGINCADCKTDFFTVKAIVENLLSAAGIKDAEYKPCARKYLHPTRAAEVFAGGRSLGCFGEASAEICDYAGVRGRAYVYELDFEGLMALSDTGFAYTPVEKFPAIIRDITVVLSGKTYDSILQTAWAAADDIVRDITLKDVFESEKLGKGNKSYTLQILMRAGRTLTDAEANDAQNRIKAALEAER, from the coding sequence ATGAAATTAGCTGTTTCCTGGTTGAAGGATTTTGTACATACGGGCACCGATATCGATTCTCTTGCCGCCGCCATCACCATGAACGGTCTGGAGGTGGAGGAGTCCTACGTTCTGGGCCCCGAGGATTTTGCCGCCGCCGGCGGCGCGAAGGCCGAAGAGCTGTGCTGGGACGTGAAGGTGACCCCCAACAGAGGCGACTGGCTGTCCATACTGGGCGTGGCCCGGGAGGTGGCCATAGTCAACAACGCTCCCATCCGGATGCCCGAGGTCAGGGACGTCCCCATGGGCAAGTGTCCCGTGAGCATCAATATAGCCACGGACAAATGCCGGAGATATATAGGTGTGGCCATCAACGGAGTGCGCCTGGCTCCCTCGCCGGACTGGATGGCAAACAGGCTCATCGCGGCAGGCATGCGGCCCATCAACAACGTGGTGGACATCACCAACTACTGCATGCTGGAGCTGGGGCAGCCCTTCCACGCCTTTGACAGACGGTTCATCAAGGGCGACGAGATAAACGTGCGCCAGGCCTCGGAAGGGGAGAAGCTCACTACCCTGGACGAGACGGAAAGAGTCCTGGATGCAGGTATGATGGTCATAGCAGACAGCGCCGAGCCCGTGGCTCTGGCCGGCATTATGGGCGGCCTGGGCTCGGAAATACGGGAAGACACGGCGGACATCTTTCTGGAGACTGCCATATTTGACTGCACCAACGTGCGCCGCACCTCCAAAAAGCTGAATCTGTCCACCGAGAGCTCTTACCGTTTTGAGCGCACCGTGGATGAAGATATGGCCCTCTATGCTGCCAAAAGAGCCGTGAGCCTCATTCTGGAGCTGGCGGGCGGCGTGATCGAGGGCGGCATGGACGACGTATATCCCGAGCCTTTGGAGCCCCGGATCATCATCTCCAACCCCGAGCGCATCAACACCATGCTGGGCATGGACCTGGACCCCGGCTTTATGGCGGAATGTCTGAACATCGGTCTGCTGCCCACTGTGATAAAGGACGGCTTTCTGGTCACCGAGGTCCCCGCTTACAGGACCGACCTGGTGAAGCCGGTGGATATGGTGGAGGAAGTGGGCAGAGTCTTCGGCTATGACAAGATCGGCACCACTATGCCCAGGACCGACAATGCCGGCAGACAGTCTCCCGAGAGCCTGTTTCATCTGAAGCTGAGGCAGACCCTGCTGAGCGTGGGCGGCCAGGAAATACTGACCCACAGCATGATCAACTCGGATCAGAACGCCTTTTTTGAGAATGCGGCCAGCCAGGTCAAGGTGCGCAACGCCCTGTCAGGAGAGCTGGACGCCATGAGGCTGAGCCTGATCCCCAACGCTCTGGAGGTCATCACCACCAATCAGGCCCATCAGGAAAACGACATCAACCTCTTTGAGATAGCCAAGGTCTATTTCGTCAACGACGAGGGCGTCATAGACGAGGCTATGAGGGTGTCCGGCGCCGCTGCGGGAGGCCTGTGGAACAACAGCTGGGGCATCAACTGCGCGGACTGCAAGACGGATTTCTTCACGGTAAAGGCCATAGTGGAGAACCTGCTGTCCGCTGCGGGCATCAAGGATGCGGAATACAAGCCCTGCGCCCGCAAATACCTGCATCCCACCAGGGCTGCCGAGGTGTTTGCCGGCGGCAGGAGCCTGGGCTGCTTTGGCGAAGCTTCCGCCGAGATATGCGACTATGCGGGAGTAAGAGGCAGAGCCTACGTCTATGAGCTGGATTTTGAGGGGCTGATGGCCCTCTCGGACACCGGCTTTGCATACACCCCTGTGGAAAAATTCCCCGCTATCATCAGGGACATCACCGTGGTGCTCTCGGGCAAGACCTACGACTCCATACTGCAGACCGCCTGGGCTGCGGCGGACGATATAGTCCGGGATATCACCCTGAAGGACGTATTTGAGAGCGAAAAGCTGGGCAAGGGCAACAAGTCCTACACACTGCAGATACTCATGAGGGCCGGGCGCACTCTGACCGACGCGGAGGCCAACGACGCTCAAAACAGGATCAAGGCCGCTCTGGAAGCGGAGCGATAA